The Euphorbia lathyris chromosome 2, ddEupLath1.1, whole genome shotgun sequence genome includes a window with the following:
- the LOC136219279 gene encoding transmembrane emp24 domain-containing protein p24beta2, with translation MGIGVREVHAILLVAVLLLPQAVFGIRFVIDREECFSYDVKYEGDTVHISYVVIKTDSAWHYTEDGVDFVVKSPSGDQIHDFHDKISHKFDFMAHQKGVHRFCFTNKSPYHETIDFDVHVGHFSYYDEHAKDEHFKPLFDQIWKLEEALYNIQFEQHWLEAQTERQAIVNDAMSRRAVHKAVYESAALIGASVLQVYLLRRLFERKLGMSRV, from the exons ATGGGAATTGGGGTGAGGGAAGTTCATGCCATTTTATTGGTTGCTGTTTTGTTGTTGCCACAAGCAGTGTTTGGGATTAGATTTGTGATTGATAGGGAAGAATGTTTCTCTTATGATGTCAAATATGAAGGAGATACAGTTCATATTTCCTATGTTGTCATCAAGACCGATTCGGCTTGGCATTATACTGAAGATGGTGTTGATTTTGTG GTGAAGTCACCTTCCGGTGATCAAATTCATGATTTCCATGACAAGATAAGTCATAAGTTTGACTTTATGGCTCATCAAAAAGGAGTACACCGTTTTTGCTTCACTAACAAGTCTCCGTACCATGAAACCATCGACTTTGATGTTCATGTCGGCCATTTTTCATACTATGATGAGCATGCAAAAGATG AGCACTTTAAGCCATTGTTCGATCAGATATGGAAGCTAGAGGAGGCTCTTTACAACATTCAATTCGAACAGCATTGGCTGGAGGCTCAGACTGAACGCCAGGCTATCG TAAATGATGCAATGAGCAGGAGGGCAGTTCACAAGGCAGTATATGAATCAGCAGCGCTAATTGGTGCTAGTGTCCTGCAAGTTTACCTGTTACGCCGCCTCTTTGAACGGAAGCTTGGAATGTCCagagtttaa